The Candidatus Palauibacter soopunensis DNA segment CTCCGGGCCGGTTGATCGTCCGAACGAACGCGGCGGAGAGTGTTCTCGGTCGCTTCATGGTGGGGTTCCTTCCTTGTGGTGTATCACTCATTGCAGCACTACACCGGGAAGAATACACCGGATGGCGATGGACCGCAAGGGACGGTGGAGCGCCGGGAATGCCACCGAACACGTTATCTAATAACGTGTTATGGCCTATTTACTGAACCTTGGTGGACTACACTGGAAGATGTGTGCCGAGTTCGGGCGGGATAGGGCCTGTCAGACGATTATCGTTGAGGCGAAGCTCCTCCAATTCACCAAGCGCACCCAGTTCCGCCGGGATCGAGCCCCGCAGTCCGTTGGTACTCGCGAGATCGAGTACCCTGAGGTTGGAGAGCTTCCCGATTTCGGCCGGAATCTCGCCCGTGAGAGGATTGAACGTGAGGTAAAGCTCCTCGAGCCGGGAAAGATCGCCGATGGCGGCCGGGATCGGACCGACGATGGAGTTGCCCGACAAGTAAAGCGCTCGCAAGCGGGACAGATTGCCCAGTTCCGCCGGGATGCGCCCCGAAAGATTGTTGGAACTCAGGCGTAACTCGACGACCCTCCCGTCGCCGTCCACCCGGACTCCATCCCACGTGCCGAGCGGCTGATCGGTCAGCCAGCCAGCCCTGCGGCGGCTCCAGTTCGGTCCGCCGAGGGATCGGTACAGCGTTTCAAGGATTGCGCGATCATCGCGCGCCGGACATTCCAGACCAGTGCCGTCATGAGACGAAACCGTGTTCAGCCAGTCGTGAAACCCCCCGTCGGAGGGAACGCACAACTCGGTGCCGGAGTATCGGAATTCCCGGACCGCGAGTTGGGCGAGTGAGAGCGGCAAGGGACCGGAAAGGGCGTTTCCGTCGATCCGGAGCGCGGTCAGGCTGGCGAGCTCTCCGAGTTCGGAGGGCAGCGCGCCGACCAATCCGTTCCCGCTCAGATCGAGTTCACGGACATAGCCGATGGTATCGGTGACGACTCCGTACCAGCCTTCAAGCGGCTGGCCGGCCAGCCAGCCGTCCGACCTCGTCCAACCGGCGCCGCCCGCGGCCTCGTATAGCCGTGCGAGTACCTCGACATCGCCTGCGTTGCAGTAGCCTCCCCGCGCTTCGTCGATGCGGTCCAGCCACGCGACGAAACGCGCCGTCCCCGGGGCGCAGAGATGGGCATTGTCCTCAAAACGGAACCGTTTCAGGTCGAGTTGGAGCAGACTTGTGGGGATCGGGCCCAGCAGAATGTTGCGGTGAAGATCGAAGTACTGAAGGCGGGACAGGTTGCCCAACTCGGGGGGCAGTGCGCCGCTCAGGCTGTTCAACTCCAGACCGAGCGCCTCCAGATCCGTGAGTTGGCCGAGTTCTCCCGGGATCGCGCCGGTCAGGCGATTGTTGCTGAGACTCAGGACTTGCAAGCTCGACGCATTCCCGATCTCCGGCGGAATGACGCCGACCAGCGCATTGGAACTGAGACGCAGCCACTCCAGTCGGCGCAGTTGGCCCAACTCGGGGGGAAGGGGCCCGGTCAACCTGTTTCCCACCAGGCTCAGCGACCGAAGGCTGGACAAACCGCCGAGCGCCGCCGGCAGTACGCCCTCCAGGTCGTTGGCGAGCAGTTCCAGGCGCGAGACGCGTCCCGTCCGATCCGTTGTCACGCCGTGCCATTCGTTGATGGGCGCGCCGGTGAGCCAGTTAGTGCTGTTCTTCCAGTCCGGCCCGTCCGTCGCTTCGTACAGCCGCACAAGAACATCGCGGTCCGTCGGCGGAGCGCATTCCACGGCCGTGCCGGCGTGGGACGCGATGCCGCTGA contains these protein-coding regions:
- a CDS encoding Ig-like domain-containing protein; the protein is MNSGHMHETPYDCRLRAVVAIGLLAILSCGDGTTTGPPNPPPAPPPSTPPNPPPPPPPPQPAALTVTPGAIQLAAIDQTVQLVAEVRDQRGQIMTSVVVAWSSSDGAVVNVDSTGLVRAAGDGTATVTASAGDASDTAEITVAQEVSAIAVSPATARLEAVGDTARLVAEPTDANGYPVADAAVDWRSDDKNVAVVDSAGLVRAVGEGTATVTASTGDVSATAAITVSESPDRRVLKTLYETAGGANWTNGDHWLTSAPIGQWHGIEVDSEGRVVGLALGGNNLTGWIPPEVGDLERLRYLHVDRNRLSGPLPSELAAATGLTVLRIGDNPLSGPLPRSLLALSLEEFHYANTQLCVPPYETFRDWLSGIASHAGTAVECAPPTDRDVLVRLYEATDGPDWKNSTNWLTGAPINEWHGVTTDRTGRVSRLELLANDLEGVLPAALGGLSSLRSLSLVGNRLTGPLPPELGQLRRLEWLRLSSNALVGVIPPEIGNASSLQVLSLSNNRLTGAIPGELGQLTDLEALGLELNSLSGALPPELGNLSRLQYFDLHRNILLGPIPTSLLQLDLKRFRFEDNAHLCAPGTARFVAWLDRIDEARGGYCNAGDVEVLARLYEAAGGAGWTRSDGWLAGQPLEGWYGVVTDTIGYVRELDLSGNGLVGALPSELGELASLTALRIDGNALSGPLPLSLAQLAVREFRYSGTELCVPSDGGFHDWLNTVSSHDGTGLECPARDDRAILETLYRSLGGPNWSRRRAGWLTDQPLGTWDGVRVDGDGRVVELRLSSNNLSGRIPAELGNLSRLRALYLSGNSIVGPIPAAIGDLSRLEELYLTFNPLTGEIPAEIGKLSNLRVLDLASTNGLRGSIPAELGALGELEELRLNDNRLTGPIPPELGTHLPV